The nucleotide sequence CGCGAATTTGTCGAATAAGCTTGTTTTTTTTCGGTATGTTATATTTTTTCATATGGAATACATTCCCCGATTGCTTAAGAGCAGTATTGCGGAAAAGCTGAAGACTGATAAACGAATTGTTGTGCTCTTTGGTCCCCGGCAGGTTGGTAAAACAACGCTTGCTTGTGAAATCATGAACGAGTTGTCTGGAGAAGACCCGCGTACAAGCGAAGCTATATCCTCTTGCGATCTTGCACGTCTGCGGGATGTTCTTTCCGGATATGAATATGTGCTGCTGGATGAAGCTCAGTATATTCCGAATGTTGCCCACGCTTTAAAAATTTTCTATGACAGCCAGGATTCCGCAAACACACCTGTGCATATTTTACTCACAGGCTCGTCAAGCCTGTCGTTGGCCGGGGGGACCAGAGAGCCCCTTACTGGTAGTACCTGGTCGTACACTCTGTACCCGATATCTTTCAGTGAAATACTGCAGAAAGATAATTACTTCGAGGCTGAAGCCCGT is from Marispirochaeta sp. and encodes:
- a CDS encoding AAA family ATPase; translated protein: MLKSSIAEKLKTDKRIVVLFGPRQVGKTTLACEIMNELSGEDPRTSEAISSCDLARLRDVLSGYEYVLLDEAQYIPNVAHALKIFYDSQDSANTPVHILLTGSSSLSLAGGTREPLTGSTWSYTLYPISFSEILQKDNYFEAEARLDDALVLGLYPALFSLPNRKDRVQHLRELSSAYRDVLELGGIKNPKKLMDLLRLLAYQIGSEVSYSEIGQQCGLSAKPTRMPCLLR